The Mycetohabitans endofungorum genome contains a region encoding:
- the dnaX gene encoding DNA polymerase III subunit gamma/tau has product MIYQVLARKWRPRDFASLVGQEHVVRALTHALQAQRLHHAYLFTGTRGVGKTTLSRILAKALNCEAGITATPCGVCKACREIDEGRFVDYVEMDAASNRGVDEMAALLERAVYAPVDARFKVYMIDEVHMLTHHAFNSMLKTLEEPPAHVKFILATTDPQKIPVTVLSRCLQFNLKQMPAGHIVSHLERILADEGIGFETQALRLLSRAADGSMRDALSLTDQAIAYAAGAVTEQAVRGMLGALDQSYLVRLLDAVAVRDGAAVRSVADEMAARSLSFSTALQDLSSLLHRIAWAQVVPDSVLDEWPEAADVRRFAQQLTPEAVQLYYQIATIGRAELGLAPDEYAGFTMALLRMLAFGTVDVISGRVPADMPPAAGTPEAGAPGAGGGPTASDARAVGATQREPAQRLHARAATQAQAFAMPTHAVEAVQTAARSPGVPAAARGGADADEAMQEGVRMAVACTNATQTSTANTDATGMGAAQTQLEGTSVPHTDDGPTDAVEANPSQPALQEDVAAPSSPQPVSSHPDPSRAGSPASAALGMLRGKGIRVSSERGRAPAAASGAIRSEATTAPGADGDGTAAPPRAKAASAAAQLAERLAASAAAGTRRPVPRSKGQQRVAAASGGATRASGAAPGAGDAQGPTRASAPAVAPWDDTPPDDEFVPLSAYDGAFDVGEPSFAALADDSAPDVPAAVQSPAPVDDTPLPSAVSLAPLGYDGDWPTLAASLSLRGIAYQLAFHSELMACDGDELTLRVPVPQYADAAHAGKLKAALEAALGRLVRVTVSVGPARRTAAAVEVARRAQQQQQAEREINADPFVQTLIREFGATIVPGSIRPLGVDHRASSA; this is encoded by the coding sequence ATGATCTATCAAGTTCTCGCACGCAAGTGGCGGCCCAGGGATTTCGCATCGCTCGTCGGCCAGGAGCACGTGGTGCGCGCGCTCACCCATGCGCTTCAAGCGCAGCGGCTGCATCACGCTTATTTGTTCACCGGCACGCGCGGCGTTGGCAAGACCACGCTGTCGCGGATCTTGGCCAAGGCGCTTAATTGCGAGGCCGGCATTACCGCCACGCCATGCGGCGTATGCAAGGCGTGTCGCGAAATCGACGAAGGGCGCTTCGTCGACTACGTTGAAATGGATGCAGCCAGCAACCGGGGCGTCGACGAGATGGCAGCGCTGCTCGAGCGCGCCGTCTACGCGCCGGTCGATGCGCGTTTCAAGGTCTACATGATTGACGAAGTCCACATGTTGACCCATCACGCGTTCAACTCGATGCTCAAGACGCTCGAGGAGCCACCGGCGCATGTAAAGTTCATTCTCGCGACGACGGATCCGCAGAAGATTCCTGTCACCGTGTTATCGCGCTGTTTGCAGTTCAATCTCAAACAGATGCCGGCAGGCCATATCGTGTCGCACCTGGAACGTATCCTGGCCGACGAGGGTATCGGTTTCGAAACGCAAGCGCTGCGCCTGTTGTCGCGCGCCGCGGACGGTAGCATGCGCGATGCGCTGTCGTTGACCGACCAGGCAATTGCGTACGCGGCAGGCGCGGTAACCGAACAGGCCGTGCGGGGCATGCTCGGCGCACTGGACCAAAGCTACCTGGTGCGCTTGCTGGATGCGGTTGCCGTGCGCGACGGCGCCGCGGTGCGCTCGGTGGCTGACGAGATGGCAGCGCGCAGCCTGTCGTTCTCGACCGCGCTGCAGGATTTGTCCAGCCTGCTGCATCGGATTGCGTGGGCGCAGGTGGTGCCCGACTCGGTGCTGGACGAATGGCCGGAAGCAGCGGACGTCCGGCGTTTTGCGCAGCAGCTGACGCCCGAAGCCGTGCAGCTCTATTACCAGATCGCGACGATTGGTCGCGCTGAACTGGGGCTGGCCCCAGATGAGTATGCCGGTTTCACGATGGCGCTGTTGCGCATGCTTGCGTTCGGTACTGTCGACGTGATAAGCGGGCGTGTACCGGCGGATATGCCGCCGGCAGCCGGCACGCCAGAGGCAGGCGCGCCGGGCGCCGGCGGCGGCCCGACAGCCAGTGACGCGCGCGCCGTCGGCGCCACGCAACGCGAACCTGCACAGCGCTTGCACGCCCGTGCAGCGACGCAGGCTCAGGCTTTCGCCATGCCCACCCATGCCGTCGAGGCGGTGCAGACGGCTGCACGTTCGCCTGGCGTACCTGCGGCTGCGCGCGGCGGGGCTGACGCGGATGAGGCAATGCAGGAAGGGGTCCGCATGGCGGTGGCGTGCACGAACGCGACGCAGACGAGCACCGCCAACACTGATGCGACCGGCATGGGCGCGGCCCAGACGCAGCTGGAGGGGACCAGCGTGCCCCACACGGATGATGGTCCGACGGACGCGGTCGAGGCCAATCCGAGCCAACCCGCATTGCAGGAGGACGTTGCCGCTCCATCGTCGCCACAACCGGTTTCTTCGCACCCGGACCCATCGCGCGCCGGCAGTCCGGCCAGCGCGGCGCTTGGCATGCTGCGGGGCAAGGGAATCCGCGTTTCAAGCGAGCGCGGCCGTGCGCCGGCGGCTGCGTCGGGCGCCATCCGATCTGAGGCGACGACGGCGCCGGGTGCGGACGGCGACGGCACCGCCGCGCCGCCTCGCGCGAAAGCGGCGTCCGCGGCAGCACAGCTCGCCGAACGGCTGGCGGCCAGCGCTGCCGCCGGCACCCGGCGCCCGGTGCCGCGCAGCAAGGGCCAACAGCGGGTCGCTGCCGCGTCAGGTGGCGCGACGCGCGCGTCGGGTGCGGCCCCCGGCGCGGGCGACGCACAGGGCCCTACTCGCGCCTCGGCGCCGGCGGTGGCGCCCTGGGATGACACGCCGCCCGACGACGAGTTCGTGCCGCTGTCTGCGTATGACGGCGCCTTCGATGTCGGCGAGCCCAGTTTCGCCGCGCTGGCGGATGACTCGGCGCCCGACGTGCCGGCTGCCGTGCAGTCGCCGGCACCAGTCGATGATACGCCGTTGCCGTCGGCTGTGTCGCTTGCACCGCTCGGCTACGACGGCGACTGGCCGACATTGGCCGCATCACTGTCGCTGCGCGGCATTGCGTACCAGCTTGCGTTTCACAGTGAGCTTATGGCGTGTGACGGTGACGAGCTGACATTGCGTGTGCCGGTGCCGCAATATGCGGACGCGGCACATGCCGGCAAGCTGAAGGCCGCGCTCGAAGCGGCCCTAGGCAGGCTGGTGCGCGTGACCGTATCGGTTGGCCCAGCACGCCGCACGGCCGCAGCCGTGGAGGTCGCGCGGCGCGCGCAGCAACAGCAGCAAGCCGAGCGCGAGATCAACGCGGACCCGTTCGTGCAGACGCTGATCCGCGAGTTCGGCGCGACGATCGTGCCGGGTTCCATTCGCCCGCTTGGCGTTGACCACCGCGCATCCAGCGCATGA
- the trxA gene encoding thioredoxin TrxA, whose protein sequence is MSEQIKHITDASFEQDVLKSDKPVLLDFWAEWCGPCKMIAPLLDEVARDYSDRLQVAKIDVDQNPSTPAKFSVRGIPTLILFKNGVVAQTKVGALSKAQITALIDSHI, encoded by the coding sequence ATGAGCGAACAAATCAAGCACATCACCGATGCTTCTTTCGAACAGGACGTCCTCAAGTCGGACAAGCCCGTCCTTCTCGACTTCTGGGCGGAATGGTGCGGCCCGTGCAAGATGATTGCGCCGCTACTGGACGAAGTAGCACGCGACTACAGCGACCGCCTGCAGGTCGCCAAGATTGATGTCGATCAGAATCCGTCGACGCCGGCCAAGTTTAGCGTGCGGGGCATTCCGACGTTGATCCTATTCAAGAACGGCGTGGTGGCCCAGACGAAGGTCGGCGCATTGTCGAAGGCCCAAATCACGGCGCTGATCGACAGCCATATCTGA